In Anopheles marshallii chromosome X unlocalized genomic scaffold, idAnoMarsDA_429_01 X_unloc_1, whole genome shotgun sequence, the genomic window gaaaaagtacaaaaataaaatcgttttccccCGATCCTGTTAGTATATGATGGCCGGTAGCACACATCATATTCCAGCCAGCACCACGAGGAGGTAGGATACGGAGTTCCAAGATAGCGGATGTATTACATGTAAACGCTAAGGCATGTAGAATACATTCGCTCTTGGCATTAGCTAGCCACCTTGAAGATAGttgatgtattaaaaatgtttacggAAGAGTAAATGAAcaattgatggaaaacttaCCCATGTTCCTGTGTGACCGACGGTTGGATGGACGAGCACATTATCTgaagagaaatagaaacatacaaatacaaacatcTCTCTAGCATTCGGTAATCAGATAATCggcataaaagaaaacttaccCAAAGTCCTGGACAGCTTTGATTGCGCGCAACACACTCAGGAAGCCGTTCTGGTCCGCCGCTTCATTTGGTACTCCCGTAGGTACGCGATAAGGGCTCCTCGGTTGGTGCCCTTAGATCTTAAAAAGGGCTTTACCCAACGCCACAGGTTTTcgatattttgtgtgtgcacaaaGCCATCGTCCGGATCCACGAAATTTTCGGAGTGATTGACCGCTACGTGAACATATCCGTACTGTTCGATGCCGTTGTAGGCCCTCCAACCATCAGTCACTAACGTTGTTCCCGGAGCCACATGCTGCACAATGATGCCATGCAATGTGCCAGCATCCCGTTGCTGCACCAGCTCCAGAAACACTTCCCGTGTCTCGCGGCAGATACCGCCGACCAACCAGACTTGGTTGCCTTCCGCGAAGCGTCCGCGGTTATACTTCCGCTTGGTGACGACAGATTCGTCAATCTCGACGGTCATTCCATCGCCACCAATTGGAGCCTGGTTAGTCTCGATGTATTCCGCGGATACTGCTCGAAGTATAGCGTACCATTTCGATATGGCACTTTTGCCGGCACTGCACTCCAATGCTGCGTCCGTCCGCTTCGCA contains:
- the LOC128716768 gene encoding uncharacterized protein LOC128716768, which encodes METLGAVRSLSELKKITEDEQRLVLLLQEAGILPSEQMCNKCNRRMKMKATKKANSYKWICKPTTSCTGWECTVRTDSIFKNSHLPLSKLIEITFEWSRDAKRTDAALECSAGKSAISKWYAILRAVSAEYIETNQAPIGGDGMTVEIDESVVTKRKYNRGRFAEGNQVWLVGGICRETREVFLELVQQRDAGTLHGIIVQHVAPGTTLVTDGWRAYNGIEQYGYVHVAVNHSENFVDPDDGFVHTQNIENLWRWVKPFLRSKGTNRGALIAYLREYQMKRRTRTAS